The genomic DNA CGAAAATCATTAATTATCTGTTCCCACCGTACAGTAATCCGCTGAGAGAAATCACCAATGGTCTCTGCATCTGGTGGCGTATTATTTATTGGATCACTCCAGAAACGGCGAAGGGACTCAGGATCATCATCCATTAACTCCTTGGCACTTTTTCCCTCCCAGGCACCAAACCCAATCTCCATAAAATCCCGAATCTCTTCCATTGGAATCTGCTCTCTCTCCGCAAGCTCGACCGCAAACTCACGACAACGACTCAATGGTGATGTTAATACCCTGTTCCATGGCGCGAACTCCTCTACCACACTGCGCATCTGCTCCCACCCTCTCTTGCTGAGTGGATCATCAATATGCCCTCGATAGCGGCTTCCGCCCTCTGGCTCTCCATGACGAATAAGATCGACAGTGGTGAACTCCATGTTATCAGGCAGAGCTTGTGAAACCACTAACCACCATATCCAAACAGGATTAACAGCGCCAGGAAGGTTACCCATACAATCTCTGATCTTCTGACCATCTCCAACGCATCCCATACCTCTTGCAGATCAGCAGGCTCACTACTCTTTACAGGCTCTAGACGTATAGCACCCAGTCCTGAGTTTCGTAAAATATCACTGTTGCTGCTCCAGTCACCCGCATGCTCTCTGATATTGTGGAACGATGAGGAGAAATCCCCGACCATTGCATAACTTATCGCAACTATGTGTGCTGGTGGCCACGCCAGTAACTGATTTAGCTGCTGAATCATGGTTGGTTCGCCATCATCACTACTCTGAATATCTTCCAACATCAATCCAAGCCTGACCAGTAACCCTGCCGCCGGGCCAAAAAGAGCAAACCAGAATATTACCGAGAAGAGTCGAGAGTTTGCCTCTATCAAGACAGACTCAGTCAACGCTCTAACCACACCCTGTTTATCTTCTGGTAGCTCACCTTCAAGCATCCCCTCCGCATGGAGAAGTCCACCCTCGATATCATCTTTTGACCAACTCTCCAATATGCTCTCAACCTGCCCGCGGAGATCTCTGGGGCCTATGGATAGAACAAGAACAACCACGCTAAAAAGCATCTCAGGAAGCCATCCTCCATCAGCCATCCACCAGTTTAGCTGCTCCACTATAAGCAGAGGCACAAAAAGTATCAGCAGGGTTGTGGCTATACCAACCCACTCTCCCTGAACCGATTGATGACGAACCACCCAGCGCCCCCAGACAGAAAACCATCCCAGGTTTCTGTACTCATCCAGAACACGGTAGAAACGCTCAATTCCCAGGGTGATCAATATAGCCAACAGTGTCACAGTTTTGTCTCCATTTTCTCAAACAACCTCTCCCACTCAAAAGCCGGTCCAGGATCACTTTTTCTGCCTGGTGCGATATCCGAGTGACCAACAATTCTATCTTTAACAATCTGAGGATACTCTCTTTTTATTGCCGCAATCAAAGATGCCAGACGATTATATTGGATGTCTGTATAGGCGATATAATCACTCCCTTCCAACTCAACCCCTATTGAGAAGTCATTGCAACGCTCTCTTCCTCTGAAGGAGGATACTCCAGCATGCCAGGCACGTTTTGACAGTGGAACATATTGTACCAGTCGCCCATCACGATGAATGAGTAGATGTGCCGACACCCTCAGATCTTTTAATGCCTCAAGCTCCTGAACTTCTGTGGTATCCAGCTGGTTGGTAAACAGCTGATCTATGTACGGGGTTCCAAACTTACCAGCTGGCAAACTTATTCCATGAACAACCAGCAGATCAATCTCATCGCCATCAGGTCGCTCATCACAATTAGGTGATGAAACTTTATCTGCCTCAATGATCCAGCCACCACCATCAATAGAGAAAATCGAGGTATTCAAATCAGTCCTGGTTACAAGATTCAGAGATCTCACACATCCCCTTCAGAACCAGGTCGGTAAAGCTGACTATACCGACAACCTTCCTGTCATCCACTACCGGAGCTCGGGAGAGCTTGAAGCGTTCAAACAGCCTTGCGCAGTACCGAATATTCATATCCGAATCGACGGTGATGACTGGCTTGGACATGATCTCGTAGACATTGACACGTTCCGGAGCACGCCCTTTGGCCAGTACCAGTCTGGCGATATCGGAGATCAACAAGATCCCGAACTCATCATCATCATGGCGCTTGTCCACAATCAGTGATTTGTTCTCAACATGATTCATCTCAGTCAATGCCTCAGAGATTGTGGCAAGGCCATCAACCATATCGAAATTCTTCTTCATTACATCCTTTACGCGGACAACTTTTTCTCTTTCCATCATATTTGCTCCTCTACAACATCAGTCAAACTCTCGATCTGTTTCGAGATCCCAACCACATCCTCAATATCAATCTGGAAAACCACGCCTGTTCCCGGTTTACTGAAACCACCTACATCTCCAATGGTCTCCAGAATCTTTCTACTAAGGTGCTCCTCAACAATGAACATTATCATGTCTCGATTTGTCTCCAACGAGAGTCCGAAGAATGTCTTGGTTACTTTCAGCCCCTCTCCCCGTGTATGGTTGATTACTGTGGCGCCTGTTGCCCCGGCATTTCTGGCGGCATTGAGCACCGTTTCAGTTTTATTCTCTCCAACCAATGCGATCAATAATTTGAAATGCATTACTCTTCTCCTGTCATAATCAGCGTTTTAAAATACATAACCACTCACTCCCTATTTTTATACTTACGTGCACTCCATTCAGAGAGTTGCACATATCCCAAAACAGCAATAATCGGAAACAGACTGGCAAACGCAATCAGACCGAACCCATCCATCAACTCACTTCTCCCCGGCACGGAACTTGCGAGCCCCAACCCCAACGCAGCCACCAGCGGCACTGTTACCGTTGATGTTGTAACCCCCCCAGAATCATAAGCCAGTGCGGTAATAAATTTGGGAGCAAAATATGTCTGTATCATCACAATGACATAACCAGAAATAATAAAATAGTAGAGCGGTATACCAACCACAATTCGCCACGCTCCCAGGGAAATCCCAACTGCAACACCAATGGCAACCGCAACTCTTAAACCGTTCGCCTCAACCGTGCCACCGGACACGTCCTCTGCCTTCAGGGCTACAGCCAACAAGGATGGCTCTGCAATTGTTGTTGAAAAACCAATGGTTGCAGCAAAAAGATAGACCCAACCGTAGTCACTCCACAAAAGCTCAGCTACGGCATCACCTGACTCTCCACTGATAAATAGTGGGTCAGAGAGCTGTATTGCCATCTGTTCACCTAGTGGAAAAATCGCCTGATCCAGCCCCATCAAAAACAGTGAGAGGCCCAGCAAAACATAAAAGAAACCAACCAACACCTGGCGCAAGTTGGATATTGGTCTGCGAATAACCAAAAACTGAAAACCAAATATGATGACGACAATAGGAAACATGTCCCATGCTGTTGAGAGTAGTGAGTCGGAAAAAGATGCCAGAAAATCCACTCTAAATCACCATCCCGTATCCCATAACAAAGATCATGGGGGTAAGAGAGGCAAAGGCGATCAGTCCAAACCCGTCAGTCAGTGGATTTCTTCCACGGATACTACTGGCCAACCCCACACCCAATGCCGTCACCAGTGGCACTGTTACCGTTGAAGTAGTCACACCGCCTGCATCATAGGCAAGACCAATAATCTCATCTGGGGCAAATAGCGTCATGATCACAACCCCAACGTATCCTCCAATAATAAGATACTGTATTGGCCACCCTTTAAGAATCCTGATCACCCCCAACAGAATTGCCAGCCCTACTGAAAAAGCAACCGTATAACGCAACCCCAGCGCATACTCCATCTTCTCTTGGGAACTATTACCAATCATCCCCCCTACTGCAGCCACCTCTGACGCTTTCTCTGCCACAAGAATCAGTGCTGGCTCAGCAATCGTCGTCCCGAACCCAAGCAGAAAAGAGAATGCCATCAACCATGGAAGACTGCCTTTTCTGGCCAATGCCTCCGCCATACCTTCTCCCACAGGAAACAGCCCCATCTCAAGACCATAGATAAAGAAGGTTAACCCCAGCACCACCAGAAAAAGTCCTGCTACAATAGCTGATATATTCTCTATCGGTTGCTGCAGAATGGCCATCTGAAAAAATCCGATCACCAGTATGATCGGTGCCAGATCACGCAAACTTCCAAATAGCGTATGCAGAAAGCCACGAAATGATTCATTCATGACTGAGGACTATACCACTAGAGGCAACGCCCGTACCCATGGATGCAGATCCTTAATCGTGACTTGAAGATCTCTGGTCGCAACAGCTATTATTTTACTGACAATGAATAGCACCCATAAACAAAACATCTTCCCTGCTGGTTGGCCAGGTGGATACACCCTGATTGAGACACTGATCTCTCTTTTCCTGCTTACGACAGCACTACTTGGACTTGCTGCTCTTTACGCCATATCACTAAAGTCATCACATGGAGCAACCATGCACGATCTGGCCACCATGCAGGGGATGGGTATGGTGGAGAGAATCAGAGCCAACCCGTCTGCGGTTGATGCGGGCACCTATCTTGGTCTCTCAGGAGAGCCGTCAGGAACAGATTGCACAACAGCGCACTGTGACCCTGAAAATATGGCCAGATTTGATTTCCGAGAATGGAACCGGCAAAACGCCAGCATGCTCCCATCTGGGACTGGCGATATTAGCAATCCTGCAGGCAACATGTATCAAGTAACTATTACATGGGCAGATGGTGAGGCTACTCCATCCTACTCGCTCACTTTTTATCCTCGATAATGTCAACTTCTACTGATAGTAGTGGTTTTACTCTTGTTGAACTACTGGTCTCAATTACCCTGGGAATTACTATACTACTCACAACAACCCAGCTATTTGTTGATAGCAGAGAGAGCTTTCAATATGAACAGCAGTGGCTTGATCTACATGAGAGAGGCCGTCATCTTGTCCAGTTCCTATCTGCAGAGATCAAAAAAATTGGGTACCCTGCCGACAGTTTCTCTGGAACGGCTCTATCAGCCACTGATGACAGTGGTGAAAAGAGCAGTGACTCTCTAACCATTAGCTACCAAGGGGCAAAAGATTGTGCCGGATCATCCTCTACTACTGTTTTATACTATCTGGATAACAGTAATTTTATGTGCAATGGGAATGGCTCCTCATCACCATCCCCACAGACACTAACCAGTTATATTGAT from Candidatus Thiopontia autotrophica includes the following:
- the ampE gene encoding regulatory signaling modulator protein AmpE, which encodes MTLLAILITLGIERFYRVLDEYRNLGWFSVWGRWVVRHQSVQGEWVGIATTLLILFVPLLIVEQLNWWMADGGWLPEMLFSVVVLVLSIGPRDLRGQVESILESWSKDDIEGGLLHAEGMLEGELPEDKQGVVRALTESVLIEANSRLFSVIFWFALFGPAAGLLVRLGLMLEDIQSSDDGEPTMIQQLNQLLAWPPAHIVAISYAMVGDFSSSFHNIREHAGDWSSNSDILRNSGLGAIRLEPVKSSEPADLQEVWDALEMVRRSEIVWVTFLALLILFGYGG
- the pilV gene encoding type IV pilus modification protein PilV; protein product: MNSTHKQNIFPAGWPGGYTLIETLISLFLLTTALLGLAALYAISLKSSHGATMHDLATMQGMGMVERIRANPSAVDAGTYLGLSGEPSGTDCTTAHCDPENMARFDFREWNRQNASMLPSGTGDISNPAGNMYQVTITWADGEATPSYSLTFYPR
- the ampD gene encoding 1,6-anhydro-N-acetylmuramyl-L-alanine amidase AmpD, whose translation is MNTSIFSIDGGGWIIEADKVSSPNCDERPDGDEIDLLVVHGISLPAGKFGTPYIDQLFTNQLDTTEVQELEALKDLRVSAHLLIHRDGRLVQYVPLSKRAWHAGVSSFRGRERCNDFSIGVELEGSDYIAYTDIQYNRLASLIAAIKREYPQIVKDRIVGHSDIAPGRKSDPGPAFEWERLFEKMETKL
- a CDS encoding DUF1538 domain-containing protein; translation: MFPIVVIIFGFQFLVIRRPISNLRQVLVGFFYVLLGLSLFLMGLDQAIFPLGEQMAIQLSDPLFISGESGDAVAELLWSDYGWVYLFAATIGFSTTIAEPSLLAVALKAEDVSGGTVEANGLRVAVAIGVAVGISLGAWRIVVGIPLYYFIISGYVIVMIQTYFAPKFITALAYDSGGVTTSTVTVPLVAALGLGLASSVPGRSELMDGFGLIAFASLFPIIAVLGYVQLSEWSARKYKNRE
- a CDS encoding CBS domain-containing protein; this encodes MEREKVVRVKDVMKKNFDMVDGLATISEALTEMNHVENKSLIVDKRHDDDEFGILLISDIARLVLAKGRAPERVNVYEIMSKPVITVDSDMNIRYCARLFERFKLSRAPVVDDRKVVGIVSFTDLVLKGMCEISESCNQD
- a CDS encoding DUF1538 domain-containing protein translates to MNESFRGFLHTLFGSLRDLAPIILVIGFFQMAILQQPIENISAIVAGLFLVVLGLTFFIYGLEMGLFPVGEGMAEALARKGSLPWLMAFSFLLGFGTTIAEPALILVAEKASEVAAVGGMIGNSSQEKMEYALGLRYTVAFSVGLAILLGVIRILKGWPIQYLIIGGYVGVVIMTLFAPDEIIGLAYDAGGVTTSTVTVPLVTALGVGLASSIRGRNPLTDGFGLIAFASLTPMIFVMGYGMVI
- a CDS encoding PilW family protein produces the protein MSTSTDSSGFTLVELLVSITLGITILLTTTQLFVDSRESFQYEQQWLDLHERGRHLVQFLSAEIKKIGYPADSFSGTALSATDDSGEKSSDSLTISYQGAKDCAGSSSTTVLYYLDNSNFMCNGNGSSSPSPQTLTSYIDGLQFRFGIDLDEDGSIDRYLDANDISDWDKVDTIQVAILLKSQLAVRQASDTSSYDLLGITHGPFNDKYLRTIYQTTTQLRNR
- the cobC gene encoding alpha-ribazole phosphatase, which codes for MEFTTVDLIRHGEPEGGSRYRGHIDDPLSKRGWEQMRSVVEEFAPWNRVLTSPLSRCREFAVELAEREQIPMEEIRDFMEIGFGAWEGKSAKELMDDDPESLRRFWSDPINNTPPDAETIGDFSQRITVRWEQIINDFRGEHMLVVGHAGVIRMIISHVLGMPMERMFRIDVPNAGISRIQIDHFGEESLPRLIFHAGILEQHGASEKA
- a CDS encoding P-II family nitrogen regulator produces the protein MHFKLLIALVGENKTETVLNAARNAGATGATVINHTRGEGLKVTKTFFGLSLETNRDMIMFIVEEHLSRKILETIGDVGGFSKPGTGVVFQIDIEDVVGISKQIESLTDVVEEQI